One genomic region from Mesorhizobium terrae encodes:
- the hisC gene encoding histidinol-phosphate transaminase, with translation MTKANDPLRPQPRAGIMDIEAYVPGKSTAHGVAKVHKLSSNENPLGPSPKAIEAAREVAAKLDIYPDGSAKRLREAIAETYGLNAANIVCSNGSDEILGLLSQIYLTPDDEAIFTEHAFMVYKIYIKAAGATPVVVKETDERADVDAILAAVTPRTKIIFLANPNNPTGTYLPFDEVRRLHAGLPKNILLVLDAAYAEYVRRNDYEAGIELVASSRNVVMTRTFSKIGLGGARVGWMYGPLEIVDAINRVRGPFNVNAVAIEAGIATIRDRAHIEKSVAHNETWLRWLSEEFTGLGLRVTPSVGNFILIHFPDDAKHSAAAADDYLSERGYILRRVAGYGFPNALRMSIGTEEANRGVVAALAAFLKS, from the coding sequence ATGACCAAGGCAAACGACCCGCTTCGCCCTCAGCCCCGCGCCGGCATCATGGATATCGAGGCCTATGTGCCCGGCAAGAGCACCGCGCATGGCGTTGCCAAGGTTCATAAACTCTCGTCCAACGAAAACCCGCTCGGACCGTCGCCCAAGGCGATCGAGGCGGCGCGTGAGGTGGCGGCGAAGCTCGACATCTATCCCGACGGCTCGGCCAAGCGGCTGCGCGAGGCCATTGCCGAAACGTATGGATTGAATGCGGCCAACATCGTCTGCTCGAACGGCTCCGACGAGATCCTCGGGCTGCTTTCGCAGATCTACCTAACGCCGGACGACGAGGCGATTTTCACCGAACACGCCTTCATGGTCTACAAGATCTATATCAAGGCGGCCGGCGCTACCCCCGTGGTAGTCAAGGAAACCGATGAGCGCGCCGATGTCGACGCCATTCTGGCGGCGGTGACGCCGCGCACCAAGATCATCTTCCTTGCCAATCCCAACAACCCGACCGGCACCTATCTGCCGTTCGACGAGGTGCGGCGGCTGCATGCGGGGCTGCCGAAGAACATCCTGCTCGTGCTCGACGCGGCCTATGCCGAATATGTCCGCCGCAACGACTATGAAGCGGGGATCGAACTGGTGGCGTCCAGCCGCAACGTGGTGATGACCAGAACTTTCTCGAAGATCGGGCTTGGTGGCGCGCGCGTCGGCTGGATGTACGGGCCGCTGGAGATCGTCGACGCGATCAACCGCGTGCGCGGGCCGTTCAACGTCAATGCCGTGGCCATAGAGGCAGGTATCGCGACCATCCGCGACCGAGCCCATATCGAGAAAAGCGTCGCGCACAACGAAACGTGGCTGCGCTGGCTTTCGGAGGAATTCACCGGGCTCGGCCTGCGCGTGACGCCGAGCGTCGGCAATTTCATCCTGATCCATTTTCCCGACGACGCGAAACATTCGGCGGCGGCGGCGGACGATTATCTGAGCGAGCGAGGCTATATCCTGCGGCGCGTTGCCGGCTACGGTTTTCCCAACGCGCTGCGGATGTCGATCGGAACCGAAGAAGCCAATCGCGGTGTGGTCGCCGCACTCGCCGCATTCCTGAAAAGCTAG
- a CDS encoding prephenate/arogenate dehydrogenase family protein, translating into MSEPLFEKIALIGIGLIGSSLARVIRREGLARHIAISTRRPETLKRAENLQLGDSYSTDARTAVRDADLIIVSVPVGASGTVAEEIAPALKKGAILTDVGSTKQSVVAQMSPFVPEGVHFIPGHPLAGTENSGPDAGFPDLFDNRWCIFTPLPDTDPLALEKLSTFWRRCGSNIDTMTPEHHDMTLAIVSHLPHIIAYNIVGTADDLANVTKSEVIKYSASGFRDFTRLAASDPTMWRDVCLHNKDAILEMLARFSEDLSSLQRAIRWGDGDKLFDLFTRTRAIRRSIIQAGQDIDVPDFGRQVVEHPEKK; encoded by the coding sequence ATGTCCGAACCCCTGTTTGAAAAGATCGCACTGATCGGCATCGGCCTGATCGGTTCCTCGCTGGCGCGCGTCATCCGCCGCGAGGGCCTTGCCCGCCACATCGCCATCTCCACCCGCCGCCCCGAAACATTGAAGCGGGCCGAGAACCTTCAGCTCGGCGACAGCTACAGCACCGACGCCAGGACGGCCGTGCGCGACGCCGATCTCATCATCGTGTCGGTGCCGGTCGGCGCTTCCGGCACCGTCGCCGAAGAGATCGCACCGGCGCTGAAGAAGGGGGCGATCCTCACCGATGTCGGCTCGACCAAGCAGTCGGTGGTCGCGCAGATGTCGCCCTTCGTGCCGGAGGGCGTGCACTTCATTCCCGGCCATCCTCTGGCCGGTACCGAGAATTCCGGCCCGGATGCCGGCTTCCCGGATCTGTTCGACAACCGCTGGTGCATCTTCACGCCGTTGCCGGACACGGACCCCTTGGCGCTGGAGAAATTGTCGACGTTCTGGCGCCGCTGCGGCTCGAACATCGATACGATGACGCCCGAGCATCACGACATGACGCTGGCGATCGTCTCGCACCTACCGCACATCATCGCCTACAACATCGTCGGCACCGCCGACGACCTGGCCAATGTGACCAAGTCCGAGGTCATCAAATATTCGGCTTCCGGTTTCCGCGACTTCACCCGCCTTGCCGCGTCGGACCCGACCATGTGGCGGGACGTGTGCCTGCACAACAAGGACGCGATCCTGGAAATGCTGGCGCGCTTTTCGGAGGACCTGTCCTCGCTGCAGCGGGCGATCCGCTGGGGCGACGGCGACAAGCTGTTCGACCTGTTCACGCGCACCCGCGCCATCCGCCGCTCGATCATCCAGGCCGGCCAGGACATCGACGTGCCCGACTTCGGACGCCAGGTGGTGGAGCATCCGGAGAAGAAGTGA
- a CDS encoding DUF2125 domain-containing protein has translation MTSSDQTKPKRRRWPIRLIILLLVLFGLYSAGWFWLAARVKSEAGNAVAALAAKGANADCSNLTVSGYPLRFVVTCDALAYQDDSRNVAAASGGVVAAASLLRPLVPNAELDGPLRTSVPGMLPLWIDWDSLQASTHLWWPLPSKVSLAAEGFNGQTDPADETDPVQLFSVGQLALDASPAGQDIVLNHAFTDLEIDAHTIGGRVLPPFDGKGDMTVKNGVALIATPPKSLRGQSVDIRNLELSSGEARIALSGPLSVDADGLIDATLNIKLQNPKAVAGILATAIPEQANQIQQGFAALSMLGNEPAMPLKVVKGRASLGFIPLGMIKPVE, from the coding sequence ATGACGTCAAGCGACCAGACCAAGCCAAAGCGTCGGCGCTGGCCGATCCGGCTGATCATTTTGTTGCTGGTGCTGTTCGGGCTCTACAGCGCCGGCTGGTTCTGGCTGGCCGCGCGCGTCAAGAGCGAGGCCGGCAACGCGGTTGCCGCGCTCGCCGCCAAGGGCGCCAACGCCGACTGCTCCAACCTGACCGTCAGCGGCTACCCGCTGCGCTTCGTCGTCACCTGCGACGCGCTGGCCTATCAGGATGATTCCAGGAACGTGGCGGCCGCGTCCGGCGGCGTGGTGGCCGCGGCAAGTCTGCTACGGCCACTGGTTCCGAACGCCGAGCTGGACGGTCCGCTACGGACTTCGGTGCCTGGCATGCTACCGCTATGGATCGACTGGGACAGCCTTCAGGCCAGCACCCATCTTTGGTGGCCGCTGCCGAGCAAGGTTTCGCTCGCCGCCGAAGGTTTCAACGGCCAGACGGACCCGGCCGACGAGACCGACCCGGTGCAACTCTTCAGCGTCGGCCAGCTCGCGCTGGATGCCAGCCCCGCCGGTCAGGACATCGTGCTGAACCACGCCTTCACCGACCTTGAGATCGACGCGCATACCATCGGCGGCCGCGTGCTGCCGCCCTTCGACGGCAAGGGCGACATGACTGTGAAGAACGGCGTTGCGCTGATCGCCACGCCGCCGAAGAGCCTGCGCGGCCAGTCGGTCGATATCCGCAATCTCGAACTGTCTTCGGGCGAGGCCCGTATCGCCTTGTCGGGCCCGCTTTCGGTGGATGCCGACGGGCTGATCGACGCCACCCTCAACATCAAGCTGCAGAACCCGAAGGCGGTCGCGGGCATCCTGGCCACCGCCATTCCCGAGCAGGCCAACCAGATCCAGCAGGGCTTCGCCGCTTTGTCGATGCTGGGCAACGAACCGGCCATGCCGCTGAAAGTGGTGAAGGGCCGTGCTTCGCTGGGTTTCATCCCGCTCGGGATGATCAAGCCTGTCGAATAG
- a CDS encoding gamma-glutamylcyclotransferase has protein sequence MGDFWVFGYGSLIWRPGFAHVETRRARLYGYRRSLCVYSFVHRGTRERPGLVLGLDRGGSCIGLAFRVPGELRDEVIGYLRERELVTHVYLERWVRLALEDGRTVDAVTYVADRGHEQYAGALAEAEAAAVVRGAAGQSGVNEDYVFNTVRHLEALGIRDHWLETVARLIAPVENTPAPLNG, from the coding sequence ATGGGCGATTTTTGGGTTTTTGGCTATGGTTCGCTGATCTGGCGTCCCGGTTTTGCGCATGTCGAGACGCGGCGGGCGCGGCTTTACGGCTATCGCCGTTCGCTTTGCGTCTATTCCTTCGTGCATCGCGGCACGCGTGAACGACCGGGTCTTGTGCTCGGCCTCGATCGCGGCGGTTCCTGCATCGGCCTTGCCTTCAGGGTGCCCGGCGAGCTGCGCGACGAGGTGATCGGCTATCTGCGTGAGCGCGAACTGGTCACGCATGTCTATCTTGAGCGTTGGGTGCGCCTTGCGCTGGAAGATGGCAGGACCGTCGATGCGGTCACCTATGTCGCCGACCGGGGCCACGAACAATATGCCGGCGCGCTGGCCGAGGCCGAGGCGGCGGCCGTGGTGCGCGGTGCGGCCGGCCAGTCCGGCGTCAACGAAGACTATGTCTTCAACACCGTCCGGCATCTCGAAGCACTCGGCATTCGCGACCACTGGCTGGAAACGGTCGCGCGGCTGATCGCTCCGGTTGAAAACACGCCGGCCCCATTGAACGGGTAG
- a CDS encoding aldo/keto reductase, with translation MQKRMLGRTDLEIAPLVLGGNVFGWTADEKTSFDLLDRFVDGGLNTIDTADAYSRWVPGNKGGESETIIGKWMKARGNRDRVIVITKVGSDMGQGKKDLSAAHIERAVEASLRRLQTDVIDLYLSHWPDPTVPYEETLGAYQKLLAKGKVRHIGCSNLDAGQLRAALDVARLRDLPRYEVLQPEYNLYDRASYDGPLRDLCMAERLGVITYFSLAKGFLSGKYRGKADLGKSARGEDVGAYLNKRGMRILAALDAVAARHSARPAEVALAWVIARPGVTAPIASATTPEQMASLVRSASLVLTATDIEELDKASG, from the coding sequence TTGCAGAAACGTATGCTCGGTCGAACCGACCTCGAAATCGCGCCGCTCGTGCTGGGTGGCAACGTCTTCGGCTGGACCGCCGACGAAAAAACCTCCTTCGACCTGCTCGACCGTTTCGTGGACGGTGGCCTGAACACCATCGATACCGCCGACGCCTATTCGCGCTGGGTGCCCGGCAACAAGGGCGGCGAATCGGAGACGATCATCGGCAAGTGGATGAAAGCGCGCGGCAACCGCGACAGGGTGATCGTCATCACCAAGGTCGGCTCCGACATGGGCCAGGGCAAGAAGGACCTGTCGGCCGCGCATATCGAGCGGGCGGTCGAAGCCTCGCTGAGGCGGCTGCAGACCGACGTCATCGATCTTTACCTGTCGCACTGGCCGGACCCGACGGTACCCTACGAGGAAACGCTCGGCGCCTATCAAAAGCTGCTCGCCAAAGGCAAGGTGCGCCATATCGGCTGCTCCAACCTCGACGCCGGGCAACTGCGCGCTGCGCTCGACGTCGCCAGGCTGCGCGACCTGCCGCGCTACGAGGTGCTGCAGCCGGAATACAATCTCTACGACCGGGCTTCCTATGACGGTCCGTTGCGCGACCTGTGCATGGCCGAGAGGCTCGGCGTCATCACCTATTTCAGCCTGGCGAAGGGGTTCCTGTCCGGGAAATACCGCGGCAAGGCGGATCTCGGCAAAAGCGCGCGCGGCGAGGATGTGGGCGCCTACCTCAACAAGCGCGGCATGCGCATCCTGGCGGCGCTCGACGCGGTGGCCGCGCGCCATTCGGCCAGGCCGGCGGAAGTAGCACTTGCCTGGGTCATCGCCCGGCCTGGCGTTACCGCACCGATTGCCAGCGCAACTACGCCCGAGCAGATGGCAAGCCTTGTCCGGTCGGCCTCGTTGGTGTTGACCGCGACCGACATCGAGGAACTCGACAAGGCGAGCGGCTAG
- a CDS encoding response regulator has product MAKLLIVEDDESVRTLAARALERAGHSIDVAADGAQGLETIRAANGNYDLIVSDIRMPEMDGIEMAKAAAANFPALKIMLVTGYADQRERADELNGIILDVVQKPFTLAEIRDRVGRALAA; this is encoded by the coding sequence ATGGCAAAGCTCCTGATCGTCGAGGACGATGAATCCGTCCGCACTCTCGCCGCCCGCGCACTCGAACGCGCAGGCCACAGCATCGACGTTGCCGCCGACGGCGCGCAGGGGCTGGAAACGATCCGCGCCGCCAATGGCAACTACGACCTGATCGTCTCCGACATCCGTATGCCGGAGATGGACGGCATCGAGATGGCCAAGGCGGCCGCAGCCAATTTCCCGGCGCTCAAGATCATGCTGGTGACCGGTTATGCCGACCAGCGCGAACGGGCCGACGAATTGAACGGTATTATCCTCGACGTCGTGCAGAAGCCGTTCACGCTGGCCGAAATCCGCGACCGCGTCGGCCGCGCTTTGGCGGCCTGA
- the hpt gene encoding hypoxanthine phosphoribosyltransferase, producing the protein MPVVRGKNIEVLFSASAIARRNLELAKEIAAHDYHDLLVISVLKGSFIFAADLIRAMHDAGLSPEVEFIFISSYGAGTESGEVRVLRDIDNEVAGRDVLLIDDILESGKTLKFARELMLSRGARSCSIAVLLDKRMRRKTDLDADYVGFDCPDYFVVGYGMDVGHAFRELPFVGVVKDET; encoded by the coding sequence ATGCCAGTTGTGCGCGGCAAGAACATCGAGGTCCTGTTTTCAGCGTCGGCGATCGCCCGGCGCAATCTGGAGCTCGCCAAGGAAATCGCGGCGCACGACTACCACGACCTTTTGGTCATCTCGGTGCTCAAAGGGTCCTTCATCTTCGCCGCCGACCTGATCCGCGCCATGCACGATGCGGGCCTGTCGCCGGAGGTCGAGTTCATCTTCATTTCCAGCTACGGCGCCGGAACGGAGAGCGGCGAAGTGCGTGTGCTGCGCGACATCGACAACGAAGTCGCGGGCCGCGACGTGCTGTTGATCGACGACATATTGGAATCCGGCAAGACTTTGAAATTCGCCCGCGAGCTGATGCTGTCGCGTGGCGCCAGGAGCTGTTCGATCGCCGTGCTGCTCGACAAGCGCATGCGCCGCAAGACCGATCTCGACGCCGACTATGTCGGCTTCGATTGCCCCGACTATTTCGTCGTTGGCTATGGCATGGATGTCGGCCATGCCTTCCGCGAACTGCCCTTCGTCGGCGTCGTCAAGGACGAAACCTGA
- the ftsE gene encoding cell division ATP-binding protein FtsE, with the protein MIRFENVGLRYGMGPEILRDITLHVPERSFQFLSGPSGAGKTTLLRLLFLSLKPTRGLITVFGKDRARITREELPHLRRRIGVVFQDFRLLDHMTTYENVALPLRVRGREEASYRTDVVELLKWVGLGDRMHVLPPVLSGGEKQRAAIARALIEQPQILLADEPTGNVDPQLARRLLRLFIELNRLGTAVVIATHDLGLMDQVDARRLILAGGRLDIYD; encoded by the coding sequence GTGATCCGCTTCGAAAATGTCGGCCTCCGCTATGGGATGGGTCCGGAGATTCTCCGTGACATCACCCTGCATGTTCCGGAGCGCTCCTTCCAGTTCCTCAGCGGGCCTTCGGGCGCCGGCAAGACGACGCTGCTGCGCCTCTTGTTCCTGTCGCTGAAGCCGACGCGCGGCCTGATCACCGTCTTCGGCAAGGATCGGGCGCGCATCACGCGCGAGGAACTGCCGCATCTGCGCCGCCGCATCGGCGTCGTCTTTCAGGATTTCCGCCTGCTCGACCATATGACGACCTATGAGAACGTGGCGTTGCCGCTGCGCGTTCGCGGCCGCGAAGAGGCGAGTTACCGCACCGATGTCGTCGAACTCTTGAAATGGGTCGGATTGGGCGACCGCATGCATGTGCTGCCGCCGGTGCTGTCGGGCGGCGAGAAGCAGCGCGCGGCGATCGCGCGCGCGCTGATCGAGCAGCCGCAGATCCTGCTCGCTGACGAGCCGACCGGCAATGTCGACCCGCAACTGGCGCGGCGGCTGCTCCGGTTGTTCATCGAACTCAACCGGCTCGGCACCGCCGTGGTCATCGCCACCCACGATCTCGGCCTGATGGACCAGGTCGACGCCCGCCGCCTCATCCTGGCCGGAGGAAGGCTGGACATCTATGACTGA
- a CDS encoding cell division protein FtsX produces the protein MAADHEEDVDDVRYTETRPRVQRKMAPIVPAQNIAGRALVFVIAIMTFLSCLTFGAVTLVRSTAVVWENQISREATVQIKPVEGLDMEAALAAAAEIAGGFPGVKGTSIVDRDATARLLAPWLGTGLNIDELPVPRLVVVTIDENSPPDFAAMRTALAAKIASASLDDHRTWVDRLVAMARTTVTIGMMVLVLMLSATVLTVVFATRGAMAGNGHIIEVLHFVGAEARFIARQFRQQFLITGMKGAAAGGAAAVVVFLVFSWWTSHNMATPQADQAVALFGSFAIGWAGYLGVVLMVLVIGVLTAATSHATVIAYLSDLDTRQTDGG, from the coding sequence ATGGCCGCCGATCACGAAGAAGACGTCGACGACGTCCGCTACACCGAGACGCGGCCGCGCGTGCAGCGCAAGATGGCGCCGATCGTGCCGGCGCAGAACATCGCCGGGCGCGCGCTGGTGTTCGTCATCGCCATCATGACCTTCCTGTCCTGCCTGACCTTCGGCGCGGTGACGCTGGTGCGCAGCACCGCTGTCGTCTGGGAGAACCAGATCTCGCGCGAGGCGACGGTCCAGATCAAGCCGGTGGAAGGGCTGGACATGGAAGCAGCACTGGCTGCCGCCGCCGAGATCGCCGGCGGGTTCCCGGGCGTCAAGGGCACCAGCATCGTCGATCGCGACGCCACCGCGCGGCTCTTGGCACCATGGCTGGGCACCGGCTTGAACATCGACGAACTGCCAGTGCCGCGCCTCGTCGTCGTCACCATCGACGAGAACAGCCCGCCCGATTTCGCCGCCATGCGCACGGCGCTTGCCGCAAAGATAGCCAGCGCTTCACTGGACGATCACCGCACCTGGGTCGACCGGCTGGTCGCCATGGCGCGCACGACGGTGACCATCGGCATGATGGTGCTGGTGCTGATGCTATCGGCCACAGTGCTGACGGTGGTGTTCGCCACGCGCGGTGCCATGGCCGGCAACGGCCATATCATCGAGGTGCTGCATTTCGTCGGCGCCGAGGCGCGCTTCATCGCCCGGCAGTTCCGCCAGCAATTCCTCATCACCGGCATGAAAGGCGCGGCCGCCGGCGGCGCCGCGGCGGTCGTCGTCTTCCTGGTGTTTTCGTGGTGGACGTCGCATAATATGGCAACGCCCCAGGCCGACCAGGCGGTGGCGCTGTTCGGCAGTTTCGCGATCGGTTGGGCCGGCTATCTCGGCGTGGTGCTGATGGTGTTGGTCATCGGCGTGCTGACGGCCGCGACATCGCATGCCACGGTGATCGCCTATCTCAGCGATCTCGATACGCGCCAGACCGACGGCGGCTGA
- a CDS encoding YdcF family protein — translation MSVPRGASRLRRAARYTGFVILIGLALYLVGFGWFAGHVSRLSTPADPEPADAIIVLTGGQSRLDAAMELLETGKGARLLISGVHPTASRKQLQKATGGDTKLFACCVDIDRAALDTIGNAEESAKWVRSHGYSSVILVTNNYHMPRSLLEMGRLLRNARLVPYPVVNSSLDNGGWLTKPGAFRVLFTEYNKYLLALGRIVLPIRPAFASHGGD, via the coding sequence ATGTCTGTGCCGCGCGGTGCCTCCCGGCTGCGGCGAGCGGCGCGCTACACGGGTTTCGTGATCCTCATTGGCCTCGCCTTGTATCTTGTGGGCTTCGGCTGGTTCGCCGGGCATGTCAGCCGCCTCTCCACACCGGCCGATCCGGAGCCGGCCGACGCCATCATCGTGCTTACCGGCGGCCAGTCCCGGCTGGACGCGGCGATGGAGCTTCTGGAAACGGGCAAGGGGGCGCGGCTTTTGATCAGCGGCGTGCATCCGACCGCCAGCCGCAAGCAGTTGCAGAAGGCGACCGGAGGCGACACCAAGCTCTTCGCCTGTTGCGTCGACATCGACCGCGCCGCGCTCGACACGATCGGCAATGCCGAGGAAAGCGCCAAATGGGTGCGCAGCCACGGCTATAGCAGCGTCATTCTGGTCACCAACAACTATCACATGCCGCGCAGCCTTTTGGAGATGGGCCGCCTGCTGCGCAACGCGCGGCTGGTGCCTTACCCTGTGGTCAACAGCAGCCTCGACAATGGCGGCTGGTTGACCAAGCCAGGCGCATTCAGGGTGCTGTTCACCGAATACAACAAATATCTGCTGGCGCTCGGCCGCATCGTGCTGCCGATCAGGCCAGCCTTCGCCAGCCACGGGGGCGACTAG
- a CDS encoding pyridoxamine 5'-phosphate oxidase family protein: MATPHIYASDVAFTPTVKAIQARKGSRQAYARSEERGWQQDISPDLAAFIAAQTSVFLATANAEGQPYIQHRGGPAGFLNVLDRRTIGFADFSGNRQFISQGNLADNNRAFLFLIDYMLRQRIKIWGEARVVENDPDLLARLMPEGYKARPEQVILFTVSAWDANCPQHIPQRFEAADVAAILSERDKRIATLEAEIVKLRAMNRTG, encoded by the coding sequence ATGGCCACCCCGCATATCTATGCAAGCGACGTTGCCTTCACACCGACGGTGAAGGCGATACAGGCCCGCAAGGGTTCGCGACAAGCTTATGCCCGCTCCGAGGAGCGTGGCTGGCAGCAGGACATCTCGCCTGATCTGGCGGCCTTCATCGCCGCGCAGACCAGCGTCTTCCTGGCCACGGCCAATGCCGAGGGCCAACCTTATATCCAGCATCGCGGCGGGCCGGCCGGCTTCCTGAACGTGCTCGACCGGCGCACCATCGGCTTCGCCGACTTCTCCGGCAACCGCCAGTTCATCTCGCAAGGCAATCTGGCCGACAACAACAGGGCCTTCCTGTTCCTCATCGACTACATGCTGCGGCAGCGCATCAAGATCTGGGGCGAGGCGCGGGTTGTCGAAAACGATCCGGACCTGCTCGCCCGCCTGATGCCGGAAGGCTACAAGGCGCGGCCCGAACAGGTCATCCTGTTCACCGTCTCGGCCTGGGACGCGAACTGCCCGCAACACATCCCGCAGCGTTTCGAGGCTGCGGACGTTGCCGCAATCCTGTCCGAACGGGACAAGCGCATTGCCACGCTGGAAGCCGAGATCGTCAAGCTGCGTGCAATGAACCGGACCGGTTGA
- a CDS encoding LysR family transcriptional regulator gives MDRLNSMSLFVAVVEAGSLSAAGRSLGMPLATVSRRISDLEKHLGTRLLNRSTRRLEPTDVGRSYLAACRRILQDIEEAEQAAAGEYSAARGELAVTAPIVFGRLHVLPVIADFLSAYPEVDVRLSQSDTLRRLMEEHIDLAVRIGNLPDSSMVATRVGTIRRVVCASPAYLDAHGVPATPAGLAAHQCVTFEGLALPAAWTFAERRVESSVPVRSRLKVNTAEAAIDAAVAGVGLVRVLSYQVAEAVRTGTLRLVLEDFEPAPWPVSLVHAGQGLLPLKLRAFLDFAAPRLRARLAGLGI, from the coding sequence ATGGATCGCCTCAACTCGATGTCGCTGTTTGTCGCCGTGGTCGAGGCCGGTAGCCTGTCGGCCGCCGGCCGCAGTCTTGGCATGCCCTTGGCCACTGTCAGCCGACGAATCTCGGATCTCGAGAAGCACCTCGGCACCAGGCTGCTCAATCGCTCGACGCGCCGGTTGGAGCCGACCGATGTGGGGCGCTCCTATCTCGCCGCATGCCGGCGCATCCTGCAGGACATCGAGGAAGCTGAGCAGGCGGCGGCGGGCGAATACAGCGCCGCCCGCGGCGAGCTTGCCGTGACAGCGCCGATCGTGTTCGGGCGCCTGCATGTGCTGCCGGTGATCGCTGATTTCCTCAGCGCCTATCCGGAAGTCGATGTGCGGCTTAGCCAATCCGACACGCTGCGGCGCCTGATGGAGGAACATATCGATCTGGCCGTGCGCATCGGCAACCTGCCGGATTCCAGCATGGTCGCAACACGGGTCGGTACCATTCGCCGTGTGGTTTGCGCGAGCCCTGCCTATCTCGATGCTCATGGCGTGCCTGCGACGCCTGCAGGCCTAGCTGCCCATCAATGCGTCACCTTCGAGGGGTTGGCGCTTCCCGCCGCCTGGACCTTTGCCGAGAGGCGAGTGGAAAGCTCGGTTCCCGTGCGGTCGAGGCTGAAGGTCAACACCGCCGAAGCCGCCATCGATGCGGCCGTGGCCGGTGTCGGCCTGGTGCGCGTGTTGTCCTACCAGGTCGCCGAGGCGGTGCGGACCGGCACGCTCAGGCTGGTGCTGGAGGATTTTGAACCGGCACCCTGGCCGGTCAGTCTCGTCCATGCCGGACAGGGCCTGCTGCCGTTGAAGCTGCGCGCCTTCCTGGACTTCGCCGCGCCACGGCTGAGGGCCCGACTGGCGGGTCTCGGCATCTGA
- a CDS encoding lysophospholipid acyltransferase family protein yields MLYIRSLAFNLAFYVSLIVQMIVWTPYYFLSSRRRAWLVPKFWSRSSMWLYKVIAGTDSQITGTENLPEGSFILAPKHQSFWDAIAFFPYLKDPLYILKRELTWIPFFGWYIMKMRMIPVNRGSRSKALKAVIAATNAELSRNPRQLIIYPEGTRRAPGDEPAYKYGIVELYSQLGVPVVPVAHVAGLYWPRRKFLRYPGTIKAQFLPPIPPGLEREEFMRRLIGETEAACDALLVEAANSKNPPPMPPTAAKRLSQLRAAAKA; encoded by the coding sequence ATGCTCTATATTCGCTCGCTGGCGTTCAACCTCGCCTTCTATGTCAGCCTGATCGTCCAGATGATCGTGTGGACGCCTTATTATTTCCTGTCGTCGCGCCGCCGGGCCTGGCTCGTGCCGAAGTTCTGGTCGCGCTCGTCGATGTGGCTCTACAAGGTGATCGCCGGCACGGACAGCCAGATCACCGGTACGGAAAATCTACCCGAGGGCTCCTTCATCCTGGCGCCGAAGCACCAGTCCTTCTGGGACGCCATTGCCTTCTTTCCGTATCTGAAGGACCCGCTCTACATCCTGAAGCGCGAGCTCACCTGGATCCCGTTCTTCGGCTGGTACATCATGAAGATGCGCATGATCCCGGTTAACCGCGGCAGCCGCTCCAAGGCGTTGAAAGCGGTCATCGCGGCCACCAATGCGGAACTGTCACGCAATCCGCGCCAGCTCATCATCTATCCCGAGGGGACGCGCCGGGCGCCGGGCGATGAACCGGCCTACAAATATGGTATCGTCGAACTCTATTCGCAGCTCGGCGTGCCGGTGGTGCCTGTCGCCCATGTCGCCGGCCTTTACTGGCCGCGCCGCAAATTCCTGCGCTATCCGGGCACGATCAAGGCGCAGTTCCTGCCGCCGATCCCTCCAGGACTCGAAAGGGAAGAGTTCATGCGCCGGCTGATCGGCGAGACCGAAGCGGCCTGCGACGCGCTGTTGGTCGAGGCAGCCAATTCGAAGAACCCGCCGCCAATGCCACCGACCGCCGCCAAGCGACTGTCGCAGCTTCGCGCCGCCGCGAAAGCCTGA